The Candidatus Thermokryptus mobilis sequence TTGAAAACGAAATCACAAAATTGCTCATCTTCATCGGAGATGATAAAAAGGTGATAGATATTGAGGATGTCAAGCAGGTTGTTGGCTTGTCAAGGTTGTTTACGGTTTTTGACCTTCAAAAGGCAATAGGGGAGAGAAACTTACAGCTTGCGATCACGATAGTGGAGAGAATGCTCAAGTGGGTGAATTCCCTCCAGTGATTTTAACTATGTTGACGAGATATTTCACGATGCTTTGGAAACTTTATGAACTTAAAAAAGTTGAGAGCGATCCAAAAAAACTTGCAAATTCGCTCCAGATCAGCCAATATCACATCAAAGAGTATCTTTATCATCTCAGCAAATTCAAAGAAGCAGAGATAAAGAATGCCTTTAAATACCTCATTGAAGCTGATGAACTGATAAAGACAAGCCCCGTTGATGAGAAAGTCGTGCTAAGTCAGATGATTTATAAGATAATTGCTGGGGGTGTTTAATAGCCAGCGATTTTGTCAACGACATTAATGAGTTGTTTTCCGTCAATATAAAGTTTGAAGTTTTCAATGAATAAATTCGTTGGTTCTTCCCAATAATTTGGGAATAAACCAGCGATATGCGGAGTTATGATGACATTTTCCATCTCCCAGAGAGGTGATTCAGGGGGTAAGGGTTCTTCTTCAAAGACATCAAGCCCCGCACCACTTATCTTTTTTTCAATCAGTGCATTTATCAGAGCTTTTTCATCAACGACAGCTCCTCGCCCAATGTTGAAAAAGTATGGTCGTTTCTTCATCAAGTCAAATTCCCTTTCACCAATTAAATGATATGTTTCTTCAGTCAAAGGCAAAACGACAACGATGAAGTCGGAATTTTCAAGAAGATGCTGAATGTTTTCCCTTGTTACAACCTCATCAACATTTTCAACTTCGGTTTTTGTCCTTTTCATTCCGATCACATACATCCCAAAAGATTTTGAAACGCGAGCAATTTGTTTCCCAATGTTTCCAAGTCCGAGGATTCCCATCGTTTTCCCATAAAGTGATTCAAATGAACGAGCGACTTGCTTATCCCATTTTTTTAATTTTTGATTCTCAAGGATTTGATCAATTTTTCTCGTCAAGGTTAAAATTATCCCAAATAAAAATTCCGTCATATGGAACTGGTGAATCCCTTTTGAACAGGTCACAATTACATCGCTATTTACAATCTCGGGATACAAAATCATATCAACTCCAGCGTAACCAAGGTGTATCCATTTCAAGTTCTTCGCCCTCTTCGCATGGTCTCTTTCAATGTCCCCGAAAATAATCTCAACCTCATCTATGATATCATTTATCTTTTGCTTTTCTGGATCGTAGATAATTTCGGCTTGATGCCCGATAGCGGAGATAATTTTTTCAAGGTGAGAATTTCTTATCCTATGTGTTATTATGAGTTTTCTTTTCATCCCGATTTAATCTTTTTAGGGACGAAATCACTGCTATGTCCTGGGAAAAATTTTGACGATGGGTCAATGTAATTTTTGGTGGAATTAACAGCAATCGCAGCTTCGCCAAAGCCAGTTGATATGAGTTTTAACTTCCCTAGATAGCTTACAATATCCCCAGCTGCGTAAACCCCAGGGATATTGGTTTCCATCTTTGAATTTACTTTGATTGCGTTCTTCTCAAGTTCAATTCCCCAGCCTTGTATGAATTCAAGGTTCGCCAGAAATCCGAGGGATAGAATTATATGTTGAACATCAAGATATGTTTCAGCGCCATTTCTGTTATCAAAGATCGTTGCTCCCTCAACATGTTCATCACCGTGAACGCGCTTTAACTCGTAGAAAGTCCTGACTTCAACCGTTGAATTAAAAAGTTTCTTCAAGCTATCCTCATGCGCTTTGAAAACATCCCTTCTATGAATTAGTGTTATATGTTTTGCAAGTCCTTCAAGGTTCAAAGCCCAGTCAACAGCTGAATCACCACCGCCGACTATCAATATGTTTTTCCCTTTAAAAATTGATTTATCTCGGACGATGTAATGAATCCCCTTTCCCTCAAGTTTATGAACATCGGGTATGTCAAGTTTTCTTGGGACGAAAGCACCAATGCCAAGTGTTAATACGACCGTTTTTGAAAGATGGGTATTCCCGTTTTCAGATGTAAGTTTTAAAATTTTTTCGCTTTCAAGATATTCAAGCTTCACAATTTTTTCATTCAGACAAACTGTTGGTTCATATTGAAGTGCTTGATTTATAAGATTTTCGGCTAAATCTTTAGCTAAAATTTTTGGGAAACCAGCGACATCGTAAATATATTTTTCTGGATAAAGTGCTGTAAGTTGTCCGCCAAGTTGTGGTAGTGCGTCAATGAGTTTTGTCTTCATATCTCTTAATCCGGCGTAATAAGTAGCATAAAGCCCAACCGGACCTGCACCGACAATGGTTATGTCAAAAGTTTCATCTTTCATCTCGGGTTTGTCGGTCTTAAAATTAAATGACTTAACATTGCTCTTTCTGGAAGCGTTGCTATTAAAAGAGCGGTTTGAGCTACATCTTCAGGTTTCAAAACCTTATCCTTTGTTGGTGGATTTGAACCAGCGACATTGGAAAAGTTCGTATCAACAGAGCCAGGACAAAGCGAGGCAACACGGATATTATATTCCCTAACCTCATGCATTATTGATTCGGTAAAGCCATTGACAGCCCATTTCGTAGCTGCATAGACAGCCATGTTTCTTACGCCAAGAGTTCCAGCTATTGATGATATATTTATTATCACGCCAGAGTTTTGTCTCATCATATGTGGTAGAACATACTTTGTAAATAGAAAAACACCGCGAAAGTTGACCGCAACCATTTTATCAAATTCTTCAGTTGTAAGCTCAACGACCGGCTTA is a genomic window containing:
- a CDS encoding D-2-hydroxyacid dehydrogenase, which encodes MKRKLIITHRIRNSHLEKIISAIGHQAEIIYDPEKQKINDIIDEVEIIFGDIERDHAKRAKNLKWIHLGYAGVDMILYPEIVNSDVIVTCSKGIHQFHMTEFLFGIILTLTRKIDQILENQKLKKWDKQVARSFESLYGKTMGILGLGNIGKQIARVSKSFGMYVIGMKRTKTEVENVDEVVTRENIQHLLENSDFIVVVLPLTEETYHLIGEREFDLMKKRPYFFNIGRGAVVDEKALINALIEKKISGAGLDVFEEEPLPPESPLWEMENVIITPHIAGLFPNYWEEPTNLFIENFKLYIDGKQLINVVDKIAGY
- a CDS encoding NAD(P)/FAD-dependent oxidoreductase: MKDETFDITIVGAGPVGLYATYYAGLRDMKTKLIDALPQLGGQLTALYPEKYIYDVAGFPKILAKDLAENLINQALQYEPTVCLNEKIVKLEYLESEKILKLTSENGNTHLSKTVVLTLGIGAFVPRKLDIPDVHKLEGKGIHYIVRDKSIFKGKNILIVGGGDSAVDWALNLEGLAKHITLIHRRDVFKAHEDSLKKLFNSTVEVRTFYELKRVHGDEHVEGATIFDNRNGAETYLDVQHIILSLGFLANLEFIQGWGIELEKNAIKVNSKMETNIPGVYAAGDIVSYLGKLKLISTGFGEAAIAVNSTKNYIDPSSKFFPGHSSDFVPKKIKSG
- a CDS encoding SDR family oxidoreductase, with the protein product MLLENKVAIVTGASRGIGRSIALLFSKEGAKISAIARTEQDLKNLKDEIESTGGKCLIFKGDVSDENDVKKSVEKTIQEFGKIDILVNNAGFGIYKPVVELTTEEFDKMVAVNFRGVFLFTKYVLPHMMRQNSGVIINISSIAGTLGVRNMAVYAATKWAVNGFTESIMHEVREYNIRVASLCPGSVDTNFSNVAGSNPPTKDKVLKPEDVAQTALLIATLPERAMLSHLILRPTNPR